CATGACATTGTCAGACCGGGAATATCAGCCCACGTTGTGACCTCCAAGTGTACGGACGAATTGCCGCCACTTCGTCAGGATGAGTAGTTTCAACGCCTCAATTTAACATCTCGTAGCAGCACGTTGGCTGGCTGGATCCTCCGACTTGTAAGAGCCTACGAACCGCTTATCGGCCTGTTTGCCAAGAAACGCATCTCCGGCCCCGTAATAAATGACAAAACTACGGCCCAGGTGTTTGCCTAACCAGACCGGACTAACGCGAAATTCTTCATGTTGGTGGCTGGGGCAGTTCTACGCAGGTTCCGGCTGTGCTGTTTCGCTACCCTCCGGGCCGGCGACGTTGCCGAGGAAATCCTCGGGGACAACCAAGGCCATCTGCAAACCGACGGCTACCAGGGCTTCGAGGCTGTGGGCAAGCGCATGGGTCCCCGCCATCTTGGCTGCATGGCCTATGCCCGACGTAAATTCATGAAGGACGAAAAAGCCGGCGGGAACCAGGCCAAGGCGACGCGGGAGGACAACCAGAAATTGGAACCGAATAGGCTGGGCACTAATGGAGTGTTCATTTCTCTCTTGGCGGCAATCTACACATTTTGGAGTAGGACTGATTGACATGACGCTTATTTTTCGCGCTTCTTTGCCATTTCGTTGCCCGCGCAACACCCAATTCCTGACCGTCCTCGTGTGATAGCAACCAGCATATATCTGCTTTACTTTGAATACCCTTCTCGTTAGCAGTGTAATAAATATTGAACGATCCTGGGGATGCCTGAAAGCTTCTCCGCGGCCACGTCGCCCACTGGATACGCAACGACAAGGAAGGAATGGAATGCTGAAAAGACTGTGCTGCATACTGCTGACCGGGCTACTCATGGCCTGGAGCCACTCAGCCCTGGCTGGGATCGTTGGCGGAGAACTTTCAAAAACAGATGTTTTTCGTCAATACATAAGCACACAGACGAATCTCAACAAAGAGATATCTAGTCTTTATGCGGCTATTGAAGACAACAAATTGATATTATCAAAAAAAGAATCTGACGCATCTCTATACCTTGCTTCAATGTACATCAAGTTCAGTGGACTTTTTTATTTCATAGCTTTTTCCAGCACAATCACAATAGTTCTTTACATTATTTATCTGATAAAGTGGAATCCTCGAAAATGGAAACTTATGACCTCAGGCCGGACAATTCTCGTTTTGCGAGATAAGTTGCTACATCACAACGGGCTGTTAACGCTGTTAATTTTATTATCACTGTGTATTCCGTCTCCTGCAATGGCCAAGACCAATGTTTTGCAGGATCTCAAAATGTATTATACGGGCAATGATTTCGAAAAAGGCTACCTACTGTGCAAATATGCCAAAGGTCCAGTCGAACTGCGCTATGACGCCGTGGGCGGCGTTGCGGTGATCCAGCAACCCAAGCTTGGTTTTGAGCGGTCCTTTGATCTGGTGGCGCACCAGCAGGGCCTGGGTAAGCCTCTGGCTGCCGAAGAATTCGTTTCCCTGTATGAGGCTGCCGGAGACGAGCATCAGCGTCAGGCGGTCTTTGCCCTGCTGGCCCAGGTGGATAAGGATACGGCCCAATCCGCCGGCGAACAAATCCTGACCGCCATGGCCAGCCAGTCCGGTGTCAAACTGGATGCGGCTATCGGCCAAGCCAAGGCTCTGTTGACCTTTTTTGCCAGTAGCAACAACCGATTGTTAGTCGCTGCGCTGGTCAAGACGTTTCTTGAGAAAGCCGTGAGCCGGGTCAGGGATCTGGAAGGGCTTGATGCCCTGGTCGATCTGGCTGTGGCCAACGGGGCATTTGAAGTTATCCGGGAACCGACAACCAAGGCGCTCAAAAGTATTCCGAGCCGGCTTACGTTTTCCGACACGGTCTATGCCGCGCGCGTATATTTCAAAATCGACAAAGATGTTGCAAGAAACTACTTCAACGGTATTCGTTTTGATTTTCGAGAGTTCGTCAAATCGAAACTCCTGAAAGAAAAAATTGTCGGCCTGATGCGTGATCTATCCGGCGTTGCGGCTTTTCTTCCGTTGTACGAAAGCGATTCGCTGTACAAGTCGTTGCAACAGCAGCCAAATGAAATCCGTATTGCCGTGGCAAGCCTTTTTGACGAGATCGATCATGGCCTTGCAGCGGTAGCGTATAATAGCATAGGCACGGGTGACAGTGATCTCGTTTTCCAGAATCCTGAGACGATGGTGACATTTGCCGCCCTTACTGCCAAGTACAACAAAGAAAAAAGTGCTGAAATTCTCAACAGCATGACCAAAACCATTGTTGAGCGCCATGTGCCCTATTCAAAGAATCTGCTGTTTCAGGCCGTGGCGGCCATGGAACAGCAGCCTGCAACCCTTGTCGAGGGAGTCCTGACCCACGACATGAACACCAATTGCCGCT
The DNA window shown above is from Desulfovibrio sp. TomC and carries:
- a CDS encoding IS66 family transposase, translating into MLVAGAVLRRFRLCCFATLRAGDVAEEILGDNQGHLQTDGYQGFEAVGKRMGPRHLGCMAYARRKFMKDEKAGGNQAKATREDNQKLEPNRLGTNGVFISLLAAIYTFWSRTD